From Streptomyces sp. NBC_00237, a single genomic window includes:
- a CDS encoding TetR family transcriptional regulator, with product MSGLRELKKQRTYAAISDAAVALFLERGFDAVSVAEVAAAAEVSKPTLFRYFPAKEDLALYRFADHEDESARVVRAGREEGVGALDALERHLLERLAARDPITGLCDDAAVLAYQRMLYGTPSLEARLFTYLLRSEAALADALADVLGDGAPARLAAGQIGVVLRVLALENWRRIEAGESADAVYGVAVAEAGDAFRQLRTGLEV from the coding sequence GTGAGCGGGTTGCGGGAGCTGAAGAAGCAGCGGACGTACGCGGCCATCTCGGACGCCGCCGTCGCGCTCTTCCTGGAGCGGGGCTTCGACGCCGTGTCGGTGGCGGAGGTGGCGGCTGCGGCGGAGGTGTCGAAGCCGACGCTGTTCCGGTACTTCCCGGCGAAGGAGGACCTGGCGCTGTACCGGTTCGCCGACCACGAGGACGAGTCGGCGCGGGTGGTGCGGGCCGGGCGGGAGGAGGGCGTCGGCGCGCTCGACGCGCTGGAGCGGCACCTGCTGGAGAGGCTCGCCGCGCGGGACCCGATCACGGGGCTGTGCGACGACGCGGCAGTGCTCGCGTACCAGCGGATGCTGTACGGGACGCCGAGCCTGGAGGCGCGGCTGTTCACCTACCTGCTCCGCTCGGAGGCGGCGCTGGCGGACGCGCTCGCGGACGTGCTGGGCGACGGCGCTCCGGCCCGCCTCGCCGCCGGGCAGATCGGGGTCGTACTGAGGGTCCTGGCCCTGGAGAACTGGCGGCGGATCGAGGCGGGCGAGAGCGCGGACGCGGTGTACGGGGTGGCGGTGGCGGAGGCGGGCGACGCGTTTCGCCAGCTGCGTACGGGGCTTGAGGTCTGA
- a CDS encoding MerR family transcriptional regulator, translating to MRIGELSERTNTPRRMLRYYEEQGLITAERTPNGYRLYDERFVDRVAQIRGLLDAGLPTRIIKQILPCLDKPRTIHFPDATPEMLSTLETELERMQARVECMQRNRDAIAEYLAAVRPKVGV from the coding sequence ATGCGCATCGGCGAGCTGTCCGAGCGCACCAACACCCCACGCAGGATGCTCCGTTACTACGAGGAGCAGGGCCTGATCACCGCCGAGCGCACGCCCAACGGCTACCGCCTGTACGACGAACGCTTCGTGGACCGCGTCGCCCAGATCCGCGGTCTGCTCGACGCGGGCCTGCCCACCCGCATCATCAAGCAGATCCTCCCCTGCCTCGACAAGCCCCGCACGATCCACTTCCCGGACGCCACGCCGGAGATGCTGAGCACGCTGGAGACGGAGCTGGAGCGGATGCAGGCGCGGGTGGAGTGCATGCAGCGCAACCGGGACGCGATCGCGGAGTACCTGGCGGCGGTGCGGCCGAAGGTGGGGGTGTGA
- a CDS encoding cupin domain-containing protein, protein MNTTESTTTPRPLLTRAATAETTSDPSSVMTLLADCGTDGSPITSYRSTFAAGAVGAPAHFHTRASELFFVIGGSLQVLIDDTVETLNAGDFLLVPPHTPHAFAAAPGCEADVLFVFTPGMPRFDYLRLLNRVVRGEASPDEIKNSSELYDNHYVDSPVWRAALEAAK, encoded by the coding sequence ATGAACACCACGGAGAGCACCACAACCCCCCGCCCCCTCCTCACCCGTGCCGCCACCGCCGAGACCACCAGCGACCCGAGCAGCGTGATGACCCTCCTCGCCGACTGCGGCACGGACGGCAGCCCGATCACCAGCTACCGCTCCACCTTCGCGGCCGGTGCGGTCGGCGCCCCCGCCCACTTCCACACCCGGGCCTCGGAGCTCTTCTTCGTCATCGGCGGCTCCCTCCAGGTCCTCATCGACGACACCGTCGAGACCTTGAACGCGGGCGACTTCCTCCTCGTCCCCCCGCACACCCCGCACGCCTTCGCCGCCGCACCCGGCTGCGAGGCCGACGTCCTCTTCGTCTTCACGCCGGGCATGCCCCGCTTCGACTACCTGCGCCTCCTCAACCGCGTCGTGCGCGGCGAGGCGAGCCCCGACGAGATCAAGAACTCCTCGGAGCTGTACGACAACCACTACGTCGACAGCCCGGTCTGGCGCGCGGCCCTCGAAGCCGCCAAGTAG
- a CDS encoding VOC family protein — protein sequence MDITLAQCFIAVDDHDKALTFYRDALGLAVRNDVGYEDMRWVTLGPADRTGGVEIVLEPPLADPNAPAADRRAMAELLAKGFLRGVIFSTPDCDATFEKVRAAGGDVIQEPIDQPYGVRDCAFRDPAGNMIRFTQAK from the coding sequence ATGGACATCACACTCGCTCAGTGCTTCATCGCCGTCGACGACCACGACAAGGCGCTCACCTTCTACCGCGACGCCCTCGGGCTGGCCGTACGCAACGACGTCGGGTACGAGGACATGCGCTGGGTCACGCTCGGCCCCGCCGACCGGACCGGCGGCGTCGAGATCGTGCTCGAACCGCCGCTGGCCGACCCCAACGCCCCCGCCGCCGACCGCCGGGCCATGGCGGAACTGCTCGCCAAGGGCTTCCTGCGGGGAGTCATCTTCTCGACCCCCGACTGTGACGCCACCTTCGAGAAGGTCAGGGCGGCGGGCGGCGACGTCATCCAGGAGCCGATCGACCAGCCGTACGGGGTCCGGGACTGCGCGTTCCGCGACCCGGCGGGGAACATGATCCGCTTCACGCAGGCCAAGTAG
- a CDS encoding helix-turn-helix domain-containing protein, with protein sequence MDLEDFARLRRARDAMDRYYAEPLDVPALARVALMSPGHFSRSFRAAYGETPYSYLMTRRVERAKALLRRGDLSVTEVCFEVGCTSLGSFSSRFTELVGETPSAYRARSHEDGASLPACVAKVITRPGGRVRRTGGGRKSDG encoded by the coding sequence GTGGATCTGGAGGATTTCGCTCGGCTGCGGCGGGCGCGGGACGCGATGGACCGGTACTACGCGGAACCCCTGGACGTGCCCGCGCTGGCCCGGGTCGCCCTGATGTCCCCGGGGCACTTCTCGCGCAGTTTCCGCGCCGCTTACGGGGAGACTCCGTACAGCTATCTCATGACCCGCCGCGTCGAGCGCGCGAAGGCGCTGCTGCGGCGGGGGGACCTGAGCGTGACGGAGGTCTGTTTCGAGGTGGGGTGTACGTCGCTGGGGTCGTTCAGCTCGCGTTTCACGGAGCTGGTCGGCGAGACGCCGAGTGCGTACCGGGCGCGCTCGCACGAGGACGGGGCGTCGCTTCCGGCGTGCGTGGCGAAAGTGATCACGCGGCCGGGCGGGCGGGTCCGGAGGACGGGCGGCGGACGGAAGTCGGACGGGTGA
- a CDS encoding helix-turn-helix domain-containing protein, with protein sequence MASLNVGNLGEYLREQRRNAQLSLRQLADAAGVSNPYLSQIERGLRKPSADILQQLAKALRISAETLYVQAGILDEKDRDELETRAVILADPSINERQKQVLLQIYESFRKENATESAAEDAPGADSGSAGSEAPPSH encoded by the coding sequence ATGGCTTCACTGAACGTCGGCAACCTCGGGGAGTACCTGCGGGAGCAGCGCCGCAACGCGCAGCTCTCGTTGCGGCAACTCGCCGATGCGGCCGGGGTGTCCAACCCGTACCTCAGTCAGATCGAACGTGGCCTGCGCAAGCCCAGCGCGGACATCCTCCAGCAGCTCGCGAAGGCGCTGCGGATCTCCGCCGAGACGCTGTACGTGCAGGCCGGAATCCTCGACGAGAAGGACCGGGACGAGCTGGAGACGCGCGCCGTCATCCTGGCCGACCCCTCGATCAACGAGCGGCAGAAGCAGGTGCTGCTCCAGATCTACGAGTCCTTCCGCAAGGAGAACGCGACGGAGAGTGCGGCCGAGGACGCCCCCGGTGCCGATTCCGGCAGCGCCGGCAGTGAAGCGCCACCCTCACACTGA
- a CDS encoding DUF2516 family protein — MLRYGFDSTLTFLVYWGFLVFAVVALVLAATARADAYRAADKQSKNFWLIILGVTVAVDALLGMLFLQIAGLVATIVFLVDVRPALRQVSGGGGRRSGGSSSDGPYGPYNGGR, encoded by the coding sequence ATGTTGCGCTACGGGTTCGATAGCACGCTGACGTTCTTGGTGTACTGGGGTTTCCTGGTGTTCGCCGTGGTCGCGCTGGTCCTGGCCGCGACCGCGCGTGCGGACGCCTACCGGGCGGCCGACAAGCAGTCCAAGAACTTCTGGCTGATCATCCTCGGCGTCACGGTCGCCGTAGACGCGCTGCTGGGCATGCTGTTCCTCCAGATCGCGGGCCTGGTCGCCACGATCGTCTTCCTGGTGGACGTACGGCCCGCACTGCGCCAGGTCTCGGGCGGCGGCGGTCGGCGCAGTGGTGGCAGCAGCAGCGACGGTCCTTACGGGCCCTACAACGGCGGGCGCTGA
- a CDS encoding PP2C family protein-serine/threonine phosphatase, which produces MPVPIPRQRAVPAVESDGQGGSPHSAHQLSPHQTPQQPTDLTLLVIENDPADAVAVPDLLDRDSTSGGRVRVRTARNLTEAHRLLTDDVHCILLDLALPGCGHCPECTEADDGREGPGLGALHDVLRMAPHHAVLALTPSDRPEYAADAVRAGAQDYLFRDELDGRLLSRAIRYAVERKRADTASYKLAESRLHAQENARLERGLLPTPLLEGSDLKFAARYRPGRSRALLGGDFYDTVRTPDGTVHAMIGDVCGHGPDEAALGVELRIAWRALTFAGLCGDELLSTLQRVLEHERESEEIFATLCTVDIAPDGRRAGLCLAGHPAPLIARQGQLAQLMPFDGGGPALGLLPHARWPRSQVELGGAWSLLMYTDGLIEGKIAGSDGSGRPGRLGQDGMVAMINRQLSEGLRGDELLEAAMSRVRELNGGELTDDVALLLLDRDSRTANGKAAGKGQRPPL; this is translated from the coding sequence ATGCCCGTACCCATACCGCGGCAGAGAGCAGTGCCCGCCGTGGAAAGCGACGGACAGGGCGGCTCTCCGCACTCCGCACACCAGCTGTCACCCCACCAGACACCCCAGCAGCCGACCGACCTCACGCTGCTGGTCATCGAGAACGACCCCGCCGACGCCGTGGCCGTCCCCGACCTGCTCGACCGGGACTCCACGAGCGGCGGCCGGGTGCGCGTGCGCACCGCGCGCAACCTCACCGAAGCCCACCGTCTCCTGACCGACGACGTCCACTGCATCCTGCTCGATCTGGCCCTGCCCGGCTGCGGTCACTGCCCGGAGTGCACGGAGGCCGACGACGGGCGGGAGGGTCCGGGCCTGGGCGCGCTGCACGACGTACTGCGGATGGCTCCGCACCACGCGGTGCTCGCGCTGACCCCCTCGGACCGGCCCGAGTACGCCGCCGACGCGGTACGGGCCGGGGCGCAGGACTACCTCTTCCGGGACGAGCTGGACGGGCGGCTGCTGAGCCGGGCCATCCGGTACGCAGTGGAGCGCAAGCGCGCCGACACCGCCTCGTACAAGCTGGCCGAGTCCCGGCTGCACGCCCAGGAGAACGCCCGGCTGGAGCGCGGGCTCCTCCCGACGCCGCTGCTGGAGGGCTCGGACCTGAAGTTCGCGGCCCGGTACCGGCCGGGGCGCTCCCGGGCGCTGCTCGGCGGCGACTTCTACGACACCGTCCGCACCCCGGACGGCACCGTCCACGCGATGATCGGCGACGTCTGCGGGCACGGCCCCGACGAGGCGGCCCTCGGCGTGGAACTGCGCATCGCCTGGCGGGCGTTGACCTTCGCGGGCCTGTGCGGGGACGAGCTCCTGTCCACCCTCCAGCGGGTACTGGAGCACGAGCGGGAGAGCGAGGAGATCTTCGCGACCCTCTGCACGGTCGACATCGCGCCCGACGGCCGTCGCGCCGGTCTGTGCCTGGCCGGGCACCCGGCCCCGCTGATCGCCCGGCAGGGGCAGCTCGCACAGCTGATGCCGTTCGACGGCGGGGGCCCCGCGCTGGGCCTGCTGCCGCACGCGCGCTGGCCGCGCAGCCAGGTCGAACTGGGCGGCGCCTGGAGCCTGTTGATGTACACGGACGGCCTGATCGAGGGCAAGATCGCCGGGTCCGACGGTTCGGGCCGCCCCGGCCGGCTCGGCCAGGACGGCATGGTCGCGATGATCAACCGTCAGCTGTCGGAGGGGCTGCGCGGGGACGAACTCCTGGAGGCCGCCATGAGCCGGGTCCGCGAGCTGAACGGCGGCGAACTCACCGACGACGTCGCCCTCCTGCTCCTGGACCGGGACAGCAGGACGGCGAACGGGAAAGCGGCCGGAAAGGGTCAGCGCCCGCCGTTGTAG
- a CDS encoding C40 family peptidase has translation MGGRVGGRRVTTGSRVTTAIALVCALSVLVLPGQASAAPDPGPGVGSDGDKSLEEVRREIDDLYRKAAVATDAYNLAEDQAQGQSGEIVKLAKSIVVGEEKINKLKDRLGAQARAQYRTGGVPQSAQLMLSGNPDLFLRGAGRMQQGQSAVKSMIDELSRTQEDLRTYSKDASTQWTKLEANRKNKEKAQKEVKKQIAAAEKIEARLAVKDRDRMLELERDAQSRSQTAWLGSGALKGGKGGAGTDQGRRAVAYAMDQIGDPYVWGAEGPYAFDCSGLTQQAWISAGRGIPRTSQEQWRLLPRVAVSDMRPGDLIIYFADASHVAMYVGDGAMVHAPRPGRNVTVAGAGSMPILGVVRPG, from the coding sequence GTGGGCGGCCGAGTGGGTGGCCGACGCGTCACGACCGGCAGCCGGGTCACGACCGCGATAGCGCTGGTCTGCGCGCTGAGTGTGCTGGTGCTGCCGGGTCAGGCGTCCGCCGCGCCCGATCCGGGGCCGGGGGTCGGCAGCGACGGGGACAAGAGCCTCGAAGAGGTACGCAGAGAGATAGACGACCTGTACCGGAAGGCCGCGGTCGCCACCGACGCGTACAACCTCGCCGAGGACCAGGCGCAGGGGCAGTCCGGCGAGATCGTGAAGCTGGCCAAGTCGATCGTGGTCGGCGAGGAGAAGATCAACAAGCTCAAGGACCGGCTCGGCGCGCAGGCCCGTGCCCAGTACCGCACGGGCGGTGTGCCGCAGAGCGCGCAGCTGATGCTCAGCGGGAACCCCGACCTCTTCCTGCGCGGCGCGGGGCGGATGCAGCAGGGGCAGTCGGCGGTCAAGTCGATGATCGACGAGCTGAGCCGCACCCAGGAGGACCTGCGCACCTACTCCAAGGACGCGAGCACCCAGTGGACCAAGCTGGAGGCCAACCGCAAGAACAAGGAGAAGGCGCAGAAGGAGGTCAAGAAGCAGATCGCCGCCGCCGAGAAGATAGAGGCCCGGCTGGCGGTGAAGGACCGGGACCGGATGCTGGAGCTGGAGCGCGACGCGCAGTCCCGCTCGCAGACGGCCTGGCTGGGCTCCGGGGCGCTGAAGGGCGGCAAGGGCGGCGCGGGGACCGACCAGGGCCGACGGGCCGTGGCGTACGCGATGGACCAGATAGGCGACCCGTACGTGTGGGGCGCGGAGGGACCGTACGCCTTCGACTGCTCGGGGCTCACCCAGCAGGCGTGGATATCGGCGGGGCGCGGCATACCGAGGACCTCGCAGGAGCAGTGGCGGCTGCTGCCCAGGGTGGCGGTGTCGGACATGCGCCCCGGGGACCTGATCATCTACTTCGCGGACGCGAGCCACGTGGCGATGTACGTGGGGGACGGGGCGATGGTGCACGCCCCTCGCCCGGGGCGGAACGTGACGGTGGCGGGGGCCGGGTCCATGCCGATCCTCGGGGTCGTACGGCCGGGCTGA
- a CDS encoding class I SAM-dependent methyltransferase, with product MASRTASSRPVGAVTRGTTNPNRLRRMDRWIAAVHGQALRRTEGAVAVDLGYGAAPWTAVELLGRLRTAAPAVEVTGIEIEPARVAGAKPYEREGLTFRHGGFEVPLDGGRRPMLIRAANVLRQYDEEQVAAVWERLRGRLAPGGLLVEGTCDEIGRRHVWVALGARGPRTVTFAARLASLDRPSDLAERLPKALIHRNVPGEPVHAFLRDFDRAWAAAAPFASLGVRQRWVRAVRDLSADWPVTGPHASDGHAPADGERRWRQGEVTVRWEALAPVGWA from the coding sequence ATGGCCTCCCGCACCGCTTCCTCGCGCCCCGTCGGCGCCGTCACCCGGGGGACCACCAATCCGAACCGGCTGCGGCGTATGGACCGGTGGATCGCCGCCGTCCACGGTCAGGCGTTGCGTCGTACGGAGGGGGCGGTCGCGGTCGACCTGGGGTACGGGGCCGCGCCGTGGACGGCGGTGGAACTGCTGGGGCGGCTGCGGACCGCCGCTCCCGCCGTGGAAGTGACCGGTATTGAGATCGAGCCCGCGCGGGTGGCGGGGGCGAAGCCGTACGAGAGGGAGGGGCTGACCTTTCGGCACGGGGGGTTCGAGGTGCCGCTCGACGGGGGTCGGCGGCCGATGCTGATCCGTGCGGCGAACGTCCTTCGACAGTACGACGAGGAGCAGGTGGCCGCCGTCTGGGAGCGGTTGCGCGGGCGGCTGGCCCCGGGCGGGCTGCTGGTGGAGGGGACCTGCGACGAGATCGGGCGGCGGCACGTGTGGGTGGCGCTGGGGGCGCGGGGGCCCAGGACGGTGACGTTCGCGGCGCGGCTGGCGTCGCTGGACAGGCCGTCGGACCTGGCGGAGCGGCTGCCGAAGGCGCTGATCCACCGGAACGTGCCGGGCGAGCCGGTGCACGCGTTCCTGCGGGACTTCGACCGGGCGTGGGCGGCGGCGGCGCCGTTCGCTTCGCTGGGGGTGCGGCAGCGGTGGGTGCGGGCGGTGCGGGACCTGTCGGCGGACTGGCCGGTGACCGGGCCGCACGCCTCGGACGGCCATGCCCCGGCGGACGGGGAGCGGCGGTGGCGGCAGGGGGAGGTCACGGTGCGGTGGGAGGCGCTGGCACCGGTGGGGTGGGCGTAG
- the mshA gene encoding D-inositol-3-phosphate glycosyltransferase produces MSQYVSRLTGTLAAATPARLRLPGSAPRKPRRIAMLSVHTSPLHQPGTGDAGGMNVYIVELAKRLAAINIEVEIFTRATTGGLPPSVELAPGVLVRHIDAGPYEGLAKEELPAQLCAFTHGVMQAWAGQRPGYYDLVHSHYWLSGHVGWLAAERWGVPLVHAMHTMAKVKNAALAEGDTPEPAARVIGETQIVRAADRLIANTEGEFHELVRFYEADPGHVAVVHPGVNLERFRPADGRAAARARLDLPQDAFIPLFAGRIQPLKAPDILLRAVAVLLAEDPSLRGKLVVPVVGGPSGSGMAKPEKLQKLAARLGIADVVRFRPPVGQDRLADWFRAASALVMPSYSESFGLVAIEAEATGTPVVAAAVGGLPVAVRDEQTGFLIEGHDPAAYARALRRFIDHPELVDTMGAAAARHAQAFGWDTAASATADVYTAAMHEHRRHVRSHHG; encoded by the coding sequence GTGAGCCAGTACGTCTCCCGACTCACCGGCACACTGGCAGCGGCCACTCCGGCGCGCCTGCGGCTCCCCGGCTCGGCCCCCCGCAAGCCGCGCCGGATCGCCATGCTCAGCGTGCACACCTCGCCCCTGCACCAGCCCGGCACGGGCGACGCGGGCGGCATGAACGTCTACATCGTCGAGCTCGCCAAGCGCCTCGCCGCGATCAACATCGAGGTCGAGATCTTCACCCGGGCCACCACCGGCGGCCTGCCGCCCAGCGTGGAGCTGGCCCCCGGCGTCCTCGTCCGCCACATCGACGCGGGACCGTACGAGGGCCTCGCCAAGGAAGAGCTCCCCGCCCAGCTCTGCGCCTTCACCCACGGCGTCATGCAGGCGTGGGCCGGACAGCGCCCCGGCTACTACGACCTCGTCCACTCCCACTACTGGCTCTCCGGCCACGTCGGCTGGCTCGCCGCCGAACGCTGGGGCGTCCCCCTCGTCCACGCCATGCACACCATGGCCAAGGTCAAGAACGCCGCGCTCGCCGAGGGCGACACCCCCGAGCCCGCCGCCCGCGTCATCGGCGAGACCCAGATCGTCCGCGCCGCCGACCGCCTCATCGCGAACACCGAGGGGGAATTCCACGAACTGGTCCGCTTCTACGAGGCCGACCCCGGCCACGTCGCCGTCGTCCACCCCGGCGTGAACCTGGAACGCTTCCGCCCCGCCGACGGCCGCGCCGCCGCCCGCGCCCGCCTCGACCTGCCGCAGGACGCGTTCATCCCGCTCTTCGCGGGCCGCATCCAGCCCCTCAAGGCCCCCGACATCCTCCTGCGCGCGGTCGCCGTCCTCCTCGCCGAAGACCCCTCCCTGCGCGGCAAACTCGTGGTCCCCGTCGTCGGCGGCCCCAGCGGCAGCGGCATGGCCAAGCCCGAGAAGCTCCAGAAGCTCGCCGCCCGCCTCGGCATCGCCGACGTCGTCCGCTTCCGCCCGCCCGTGGGCCAGGACCGCCTCGCGGACTGGTTCCGGGCCGCCTCCGCCCTCGTCATGCCCTCGTACAGCGAGTCCTTCGGCCTGGTCGCCATCGAGGCGGAGGCCACCGGCACCCCGGTCGTGGCGGCAGCCGTGGGCGGCCTCCCCGTCGCCGTACGCGACGAACAGACCGGCTTCCTCATAGAGGGGCACGACCCGGCCGCGTACGCGCGCGCCCTGCGCCGCTTCATCGACCACCCGGAACTCGTCGACACCATGGGCGCGGCCGCCGCCCGCCACGCGCAGGCATTCGGCTGGGACACCGCCGCGTCGGCCACCGCCGACGTCTACACCGCCGCGATGCACGAACACCGCCGTCACGTACGCTCGCACCATGGCTGA
- a CDS encoding YbjN domain-containing protein, whose translation MAEKAAPDILEATLKDAGLEWESPQPGSYVVKLPGTRKLSTTVSLIIGRHSLSLNAFVIRHPDENHEAVHRWLLERNLRLYGVSYAIDSLGDVYLAGKLPLTAVTTEEIDRLLGSVLEAADGAFNTLLELGFASAIRKEYDWRVSRGESTRNLDAFTHLTQPRS comes from the coding sequence ATGGCTGAGAAAGCGGCGCCGGACATACTCGAAGCGACCCTCAAGGACGCCGGCCTGGAGTGGGAGAGCCCCCAGCCGGGTTCCTACGTCGTGAAGCTCCCGGGCACCCGCAAGCTCTCCACCACGGTGTCGCTCATCATCGGCCGGCACTCCCTCTCCCTGAACGCCTTCGTGATCCGCCACCCCGACGAGAACCACGAAGCCGTCCACCGCTGGCTCCTGGAGCGCAACCTGCGCCTGTACGGGGTGAGTTACGCCATCGACTCCCTCGGCGACGTCTACCTCGCGGGAAAGCTCCCCCTCACGGCCGTCACTACCGAGGAGATCGACCGCCTCCTGGGCTCGGTCCTGGAAGCCGCCGACGGCGCCTTCAACACCCTCCTGGAGCTGGGCTTCGCGAGCGCCATCCGCAAGGAGTACGACTGGCGCGTCTCGCGCGGCGAGTCCACCCGCAACCTGGACGCCTTCACGCACCTGACGCAGCCGCGCTCCTGA
- a CDS encoding MFS transporter: protein MSAAGLRRAVRESVSGLPREFWWLWTSTLVNRMGAFVATFMALYLTLDRGYSATYAGLVAALHGLGGVVSSLVAGVMTDRLGRRPTMLIAQASTAFSVALLGFMEHPLAIAGVAFLVGMASNASRPAVQAMMADIVKPEDRVRAFSLNFWAINLGFAISSTGAGFLAEYSYRAGFLIEAAMTLACAVVVFVKLPESRPERTAAEKADEASVGLGTVLRDGRFMSVVGLSFLVALIFQQGYVALPVAMGTDGFSSSDFGAAIAVNGVLIVVLQIPVTRFIEHRDPRRLLVVSSLLAGYGFGLTAFAGSLGVYALTVCVWTLAEIINSPIQTGLVVRLSPVHGRGRYQGMYTMSWAVAALAAPLLGGFVIDRFGAAWLWGACAVIGMVAAGGYWLLMRKLPQEERGGVAQVSVPEEGAVAVQGSGKVASAA from the coding sequence ATGTCCGCAGCAGGTCTGAGACGCGCCGTGCGCGAGAGCGTCTCGGGGCTCCCCCGGGAGTTCTGGTGGCTCTGGACGAGCACCCTCGTCAATCGGATGGGTGCCTTCGTCGCGACGTTCATGGCTCTGTACCTGACCTTGGACCGGGGGTACTCGGCGACGTACGCGGGGCTGGTGGCCGCGTTGCACGGGCTCGGCGGGGTCGTTTCGTCGTTGGTGGCGGGGGTGATGACCGACCGGCTCGGGCGGCGGCCCACGATGCTGATCGCGCAGGCGTCGACGGCGTTCTCGGTGGCGCTGCTGGGGTTCATGGAGCATCCGCTGGCGATTGCCGGGGTCGCGTTCCTGGTCGGCATGGCGTCCAACGCCTCGCGGCCCGCCGTGCAGGCGATGATGGCCGACATCGTGAAGCCCGAGGACCGGGTGCGGGCGTTCTCGCTGAACTTCTGGGCGATCAATCTCGGGTTCGCGATCTCCTCGACGGGGGCCGGGTTCCTCGCCGAGTACAGCTATCGGGCGGGCTTCCTCATCGAGGCGGCCATGACGCTGGCGTGCGCGGTCGTCGTCTTCGTGAAGCTGCCGGAGTCGCGGCCGGAGCGGACGGCGGCGGAGAAGGCCGACGAGGCGAGCGTCGGGCTCGGCACCGTGCTGCGGGACGGGCGCTTCATGAGCGTCGTGGGGCTGTCGTTCCTGGTGGCGCTGATCTTCCAGCAGGGGTACGTGGCGCTGCCGGTGGCGATGGGGACGGACGGGTTCAGCAGCTCGGACTTCGGGGCCGCCATCGCTGTCAATGGCGTACTGATCGTGGTGCTTCAGATCCCGGTGACGCGGTTCATCGAACACCGGGACCCGAGGCGGCTGTTGGTCGTGTCGTCGCTGCTCGCGGGGTACGGGTTCGGGCTGACGGCCTTCGCCGGGTCGCTCGGGGTGTACGCGCTGACCGTGTGCGTGTGGACGTTGGCGGAGATCATCAACTCGCCCATCCAGACGGGGCTCGTGGTGCGGCTCTCCCCGGTGCACGGGCGCGGGCGCTACCAGGGGATGTACACGATGTCCTGGGCGGTGGCGGCGCTGGCAGCGCCCCTGCTGGGGGGCTTCGTCATCGACCGGTTCGGAGCCGCGTGGCTGTGGGGTGCGTGCGCGGTGATCGGGATGGTGGCCGCGGGCGGGTACTGGCTGCTGATGCGGAAGCTGCCGCAGGAGGAGCGCGGCGGGGTCGCGCAGGTCTCCGTACCGGAGGAGGGGGCGGTGGCCGTGCAGGGGTCGGGGAAGGTCGCTTCGGCCGCGTAG
- a CDS encoding phosphoglyceromutase: MADAPYKLILLRHGESEWNAKNLFTGWVDVNLTEKGEKEAVRGGELLTAAGLLPDVLHTSLQKRAIRTAQLALESADRHWIPVHRSWRLNERHYGALQGKDKAQTLAEFGEEQFMLWRRSYDTPPPALEDGTEFSQSADPRYATIPSELRPRTECLKDVVDRMLPYWYDGIVPDLLDGKTVLVAAHGNSLRGLVKHLDGISDEDISGLNIPTGIPLYYELDADFQPVTKGGKYLDPDAAAAAIEAVKNQGKKK, translated from the coding sequence ATGGCCGACGCACCGTACAAGCTGATCCTCCTCCGCCACGGCGAGAGCGAATGGAACGCGAAGAACCTGTTCACCGGCTGGGTGGACGTCAACCTCACCGAGAAGGGCGAGAAGGAGGCAGTGCGCGGCGGCGAGCTGCTCACCGCCGCCGGTCTCCTCCCGGACGTGCTGCACACCTCGCTCCAGAAGCGCGCCATCCGCACCGCCCAGCTCGCGCTGGAGTCCGCGGACCGCCACTGGATCCCGGTCCACCGCAGCTGGCGCCTGAACGAGCGCCACTACGGCGCCCTCCAGGGCAAGGACAAGGCGCAGACCCTCGCCGAGTTCGGCGAGGAGCAGTTCATGCTCTGGCGCCGCTCGTACGACACCCCGCCGCCCGCCCTCGAAGACGGCACCGAGTTCTCCCAGTCGGCCGACCCCCGCTACGCCACGATCCCCTCGGAGCTGCGCCCCCGCACCGAGTGCCTCAAGGACGTCGTGGACCGGATGCTCCCGTACTGGTACGACGGCATCGTCCCGGACCTCCTCGACGGCAAGACCGTCCTGGTCGCCGCCCACGGCAACAGCCTCCGCGGCCTGGTCAAGCACCTCGACGGCATCTCCGACGAGGACATCTCCGGCCTGAACATCCCCACCGGCATCCCGCTCTACTACGAGCTCGACGCCGACTTCCAGCCCGTCACCAAGGGCGGCAAGTACCTCGACCCGGACGCGGCAGCCGCGGCCATCGAGGCGGTCAAGAACCAGGGCAAGAAGAAGTAG